In Helicobacter mastomyrinus, a single genomic region encodes these proteins:
- a CDS encoding methylenetetrahydrofolate reductase: MNVESVIEKIQSRQSFLSLEISPSLSARLGTQLIEQLQDTQGVDAFVCTDSPLARLKPSSILSSIKLQQKFNKVVICTLSMRDRNSIALCGDLLAANEFGLRTFLTLTGDNIKLGDCAEAKGVFEDNALKLGSIIDGLNAGKAINGKMLKESVDRIYNFQVINAYANNPQSLINKIHKKLNASQVYALFTQPVYSLEAAEFLLTHLERYNAQQGTACALILGFFPVMSYKGAIFLRDKLPGVYIPNEWVQKLEKAHNVGVEEEKKVGLDISLNLFNALKTLHNKFHFMSAKPSLFKAFVRG, encoded by the coding sequence ATGAATGTAGAATCTGTGATAGAAAAGATTCAATCTAGGCAGTCTTTTTTAAGCTTAGAAATCTCGCCAAGTCTAAGTGCTAGGCTTGGCACGCAGCTTATAGAGCAGCTGCAAGACACGCAAGGTGTTGATGCCTTTGTTTGCACAGATTCGCCTCTAGCGCGATTGAAGCCGTCATCGATTCTAAGCTCTATCAAATTACAGCAAAAATTTAATAAGGTAGTCATCTGCACGCTTTCTATGCGTGATAGGAACTCTATTGCCCTTTGCGGCGATCTTTTAGCCGCTAATGAATTTGGTTTGCGCACCTTTCTAACACTCACGGGCGATAATATTAAGCTTGGGGATTGTGCGGAGGCAAAGGGGGTATTTGAGGATAATGCCTTGAAGCTTGGCTCTATCATCGATGGGCTAAATGCAGGTAAAGCGATAAATGGCAAAATGCTCAAAGAGAGCGTAGATAGAATCTATAATTTTCAAGTCATCAACGCCTATGCAAATAATCCTCAAAGTCTTATTAATAAGATTCACAAAAAGCTAAACGCTTCTCAAGTTTATGCGCTTTTTACCCAACCGGTATATTCACTAGAGGCAGCGGAGTTTCTGCTCACACATTTAGAAAGGTATAACGCACAGCAAGGCACTGCTTGTGCGCTCATACTTGGATTTTTTCCGGTGATGAGCTACAAGGGGGCAATTTTTTTGCGTGATAAATTGCCCGGGGTGTATATTCCTAATGAATGGGTGCAAAAGCTTGAAAAGGCGCATAATGTGGGTGTAGAGGAGGAGAAAAAGGTAGGCTTAGACATTTCTTTAAATCTCTTTAATGCACTAAAAACTCTACATAATAAATTCCACTTTATGAGTGCTAAACCGAGTTTGTTTAAGGCGTTTGTGCGAGGTTGA
- a CDS encoding Bax inhibitor-1/YccA family protein — protein MGLYDRNYMSNTHASAESVAAQDSALVRFVKTTYIFFAASLFFAFIGAMVGFMNLQMVFENRMVIFIAEIAALFGLMFSRSKPGLNIAMLFIFTTLTGLAITPLVAMVALKAGAGAVAMAFAMSTIIFGVMSIFGIKTRKDLANMGKMLFIALIVVAVCSIVNIFFGSSMFQVLISSAAAILFSVYVAYDTQNIIRGLYTSPVDAAISLYLDFYNIFVSLLSLIGLTNRD, from the coding sequence ATGGGACTTTATGACAGAAATTATATGAGCAATACACACGCTTCAGCAGAGAGTGTTGCCGCTCAGGATAGTGCATTGGTAAGGTTTGTGAAAACAACTTACATCTTTTTTGCTGCAAGTTTGTTTTTTGCGTTTATTGGGGCGATGGTAGGTTTTATGAATCTTCAAATGGTGTTTGAAAATCGTATGGTTATTTTCATCGCTGAAATCGCAGCTCTCTTTGGCTTGATGTTTTCTCGCTCTAAACCGGGCTTAAACATCGCTATGCTCTTTATCTTTACAACACTTACAGGTTTGGCTATTACGCCTCTTGTAGCTATGGTAGCACTCAAGGCAGGCGCAGGTGCGGTGGCTATGGCATTTGCGATGAGTACTATCATATTTGGTGTGATGAGCATTTTTGGTATCAAAACACGCAAAGATTTGGCTAATATGGGTAAAATGCTTTTTATTGCATTAATCGTTGTTGCCGTTTGCTCAATCGTTAATATTTTCTTTGGCAGCTCTATGTTTCAAGTGCTTATCTCAAGCGCGGCAGCGATACTCTTTAGCGTATATGTTGCTTATGATACACAAAATATTATCCGTGGTTTATACACAAGCCCTGTTGATGCGGCTATCAGCTTGTATCTTGATTTCTATAATATTTTTGTATCTTTACTTTCACTCATTGGTCTTACCAATAGAGATTAA
- the serS gene encoding serine--tRNA ligase: MIDTKALVNDFEVISQKLSIKKVSKELLNELKNITIEYKTCKQELENLQAFQNKTSKLFGTYKREQKDVSELKAALDSNKIAISERESTLNAIEAKLQDFLYTIPNLPDSATPMGEDENDNVELRRILTPKSFDFTPKEHWELGAANGWIDFESGVKLAKSRFSVLRGMGARLNRALINFMLDYNEKAGFESVVTPVIVNARALFGTGQLPKFENDMFKVDSQFDDEESENDLYLISTAEITLANLYQDSIIPSENLPIMLTAHTPCFRKEAGSAGRDTRGMIRQHQFDKVELVAITHPSQSEAMQEKMVQTAGGILSALHLPYRLVQLCGGDLGFSASNTIDIEVWLPGQNCYREISSISNTRDFQARRAKIRYKENGKNALAHTLNGSSLAVGRTLIAIMENYQQADGSIAIPEVLQKYL; the protein is encoded by the coding sequence ATGATTGATACAAAGGCGTTGGTGAATGATTTTGAAGTAATTAGTCAAAAGCTTAGTATTAAAAAAGTAAGCAAAGAATTGCTCAATGAGCTAAAAAATATTACTATTGAGTATAAAACCTGCAAACAAGAGCTTGAGAATCTCCAAGCCTTTCAAAATAAAACCTCCAAACTCTTTGGCACATATAAAAGAGAGCAAAAAGATGTAAGTGAGCTAAAAGCAGCCCTTGATAGTAATAAAATTGCCATCAGCGAAAGAGAATCCACGCTTAACGCCATAGAGGCAAAACTGCAAGATTTTCTCTACACTATCCCTAATTTGCCTGATAGTGCCACTCCTATGGGAGAAGATGAAAATGATAATGTAGAGTTAAGACGCATTCTTACTCCTAAGAGCTTTGACTTTACTCCTAAAGAGCATTGGGAGCTAGGCGCGGCGAATGGTTGGATAGATTTTGAATCTGGTGTGAAACTTGCTAAAAGCCGCTTTTCCGTGCTGCGAGGTATGGGAGCTAGGCTCAATCGAGCGTTGATTAATTTTATGCTAGACTATAATGAAAAAGCCGGATTTGAATCTGTGGTAACGCCTGTGATTGTCAATGCCCGAGCACTCTTTGGCACAGGGCAGTTGCCTAAGTTTGAAAACGATATGTTTAAGGTGGATTCTCAATTTGACGATGAGGAGAGTGAAAATGATTTGTATCTCATCTCCACAGCGGAAATCACGCTTGCCAATCTCTACCAAGATAGCATTATCCCAAGTGAGAATCTCCCTATTATGCTTACTGCGCATACGCCCTGCTTTCGCAAAGAGGCGGGAAGCGCGGGACGTGACACAAGGGGTATGATAAGGCAGCATCAATTTGATAAGGTAGAGCTTGTAGCTATCACGCACCCTAGCCAAAGTGAAGCAATGCAGGAAAAAATGGTGCAAACAGCAGGTGGGATTTTAAGTGCGCTTCATCTCCCTTATCGCTTAGTACAGCTTTGTGGCGGGGATTTGGGTTTTAGCGCGAGTAATACGATTGATATTGAAGTGTGGCTACCCGGGCAAAATTGCTATCGTGAGATTAGCTCTATTTCAAATACGCGGGATTTTCAAGCAAGGAGGGCAAAGATTCGCTATAAAGAAAATGGTAAAAATGCCCTCGCACATACGCTTAATGGCTCATCTTTAGCCGTTGGGCGCACTCTCATTGCGATTATGGAAAATTATCAACAAGCTGATGGGAGTATTGCTATCCCTGAAGTGTTGCAAAAGTATCTCTAG